The following coding sequences lie in one Mucilaginibacter sp. KACC 22773 genomic window:
- a CDS encoding polysaccharide biosynthesis/export family protein — MKTKTTICLVLISVAFCFMASSCNSYKNIPYFQNVNRSAAINETIDNYSSLTIQKQDILSIAVSSLNPDAWKDDNNKINGYLVDMDGNIQLPLVGTLKAEGLTTNVLRQQIESKLSTYLKQVSVNVRITNFKISVIGDVARPNIYQIANERVSVTEALGLAGDLNITGIRNNVLLIRELDGKRQYINIDLTSADLFKSPYYYLKNNDVIYVQPDKTKSNSGDRSYRNISLILSALSVITIVLTSVLKN, encoded by the coding sequence ATGAAAACTAAAACTACTATTTGCCTGGTGTTAATTTCAGTTGCATTTTGCTTTATGGCAAGTTCCTGCAACTCTTATAAAAACATACCTTATTTTCAAAATGTCAACCGGTCGGCTGCTATAAACGAAACTATCGACAACTACTCTTCGCTAACTATTCAGAAACAGGATATTTTAAGTATAGCTGTAAGCAGTTTAAATCCCGACGCCTGGAAGGACGACAACAATAAAATAAACGGCTACCTGGTTGATATGGATGGAAACATACAATTACCGTTAGTTGGAACTTTAAAAGCTGAGGGGCTTACTACCAATGTGCTAAGGCAGCAAATAGAATCGAAGCTCTCTACATATTTGAAACAGGTGTCTGTCAATGTAAGGATCACCAATTTTAAAATATCTGTAATTGGTGATGTTGCAAGGCCCAATATTTACCAAATTGCCAACGAACGCGTTAGCGTAACTGAAGCCTTAGGATTAGCCGGCGACCTGAACATAACAGGCATTCGCAATAATGTGCTTCTTATCCGCGAACTCGACGGTAAGCGACAATACATAAATATTGATCTTACATCTGCTGATCTTTTTAAATCCCCTTACTACTATCTTAAAAATAATGATGTAATCTATGTTCAGCCGGATAAAACCAAATCAAATTCCGGTGATAGAAGTTACCGAAACATCAGTTTAATACTATCGGCCTTATCCGTAATAACCATTGTTCTCACCAGTGTTCTAAAAAATTAA
- a CDS encoding GumC family protein, with amino-acid sequence MKNERLFLSSSFDDKDEPTQKDLGGLLSKYLHSWPLFAICLIISLCIAYFYIKNTKPVYDIKAKLAIKDEKKSSDAKEALAEIDVVGQPKDIESELELIKSRPLIRQVVNDLQLQTSYKEKANYSSKDIYATTPVKFKLIQAQGENRDFSLTVFIKDAQSFSIKTDDTESPDYHFNTVLKNSIGAWMLTKTKSFDNYIGKTISVNVQNPEDVVTQYQNSILVSLNKDAPIVDMELEDEVPERGKEILEQLIKAYKVSSIQDKNKATQSTLKFIDDRLSSLTGELTNVEKDVEGFKSSIGLTDISSKSKFYLDNVQSNDSRLNDVNVQLNVIEGIERYANSGNNSGNVPATLGISDPGLISLVDQLSKLQLQRDRLLATTPEQNPIFEPLNRQIKATKAAVKETVSGIKASLLSVQHELQNNNSGFEASIKNIPGQERQYISIKRQQSIKENLYIYLLQKKEEVSLSYASTLTGIRTVEDPYYIAPKSKKQVPYVLAFLLGLGLPASFIYGRDLLKNKVLNRAEIEKITGVEVICELNQNKGKNQIVVLEKNAFAIAEQFRSLRTNLFLLFQNRQSGRVTLFTSSVAGEGKSFITSNMGAALAATNRKVIILELDMRRPKIADIFNLSAQNKGLSNYLNGEVELSEIVQPSGVHPQLSIIGAGAIPENPSELLDSIKLDVLINKLRDEYDDILIDTPPIHLVTDALILARICDVTLYVVKQGHTNKSELTFIKQMAKEDKLPNLYIIFNGIQRTKYGYGYNYDNSYYNNPKLKKQHA; translated from the coding sequence ATGAAAAACGAGCGCCTGTTTCTATCCTCATCATTTGATGACAAAGATGAACCAACCCAAAAAGATCTTGGCGGATTATTAAGCAAATACCTGCACAGCTGGCCTCTATTCGCCATTTGCTTGATAATCAGTTTGTGTATTGCCTATTTTTATATCAAAAACACCAAACCTGTTTATGATATTAAAGCCAAACTGGCCATAAAAGACGAAAAAAAATCGTCGGATGCCAAAGAGGCCCTGGCCGAAATTGATGTTGTAGGTCAGCCAAAAGATATCGAAAGTGAGTTGGAGCTAATAAAATCGAGGCCACTGATAAGGCAGGTTGTTAATGATTTGCAACTACAAACCAGTTATAAGGAAAAAGCCAATTATAGCAGTAAGGATATTTATGCCACAACCCCGGTAAAATTTAAGCTGATACAAGCCCAGGGCGAAAACCGGGATTTTTCACTCACCGTTTTTATTAAAGATGCCCAGTCATTTTCGATAAAAACAGATGACACGGAATCGCCCGATTACCATTTTAATACAGTACTAAAAAATAGTATTGGTGCATGGATGCTAACCAAAACCAAAAGTTTTGATAATTATATTGGTAAAACAATCAGTGTTAATGTTCAAAATCCTGAGGATGTTGTAACGCAATATCAAAATTCGATACTGGTATCTTTAAATAAAGATGCTCCTATTGTTGATATGGAATTGGAGGATGAAGTACCCGAAAGAGGAAAAGAAATTTTAGAACAGCTTATAAAGGCGTATAAAGTTTCGAGCATCCAGGATAAAAATAAAGCCACGCAAAGCACGCTCAAATTTATAGACGACAGGTTATCATCACTTACAGGTGAGTTAACCAATGTAGAAAAAGATGTTGAAGGGTTTAAGAGCAGCATTGGGTTAACGGACATTTCATCCAAATCAAAATTTTATCTTGATAACGTTCAATCAAATGATTCGCGCTTAAATGACGTTAATGTTCAGCTGAACGTTATTGAAGGCATTGAACGTTACGCCAATTCAGGAAATAATTCGGGTAACGTACCTGCAACGCTTGGCATTTCCGATCCCGGGCTTATCAGTTTGGTAGATCAGTTATCTAAATTGCAATTGCAACGCGACAGGCTTTTAGCCACCACTCCCGAGCAAAACCCAATATTCGAACCTTTAAATCGTCAAATAAAGGCAACTAAAGCAGCTGTAAAAGAAACAGTTAGTGGCATTAAGGCTTCTTTATTATCGGTTCAACACGAACTTCAAAACAATAACTCTGGTTTTGAAGCCTCAATAAAAAATATCCCGGGCCAGGAAAGGCAGTACATCAGTATCAAAAGACAACAAAGCATAAAAGAAAACCTGTACATCTATTTATTGCAAAAAAAGGAAGAAGTATCATTGAGCTACGCCTCTACCCTTACCGGGATCCGCACAGTAGAAGACCCTTACTACATCGCTCCAAAATCAAAAAAACAGGTCCCTTACGTGCTTGCCTTTTTACTTGGCTTAGGGTTGCCTGCGTCATTCATATATGGCCGCGATCTCTTGAAAAACAAAGTATTGAACCGCGCCGAAATCGAAAAAATTACTGGAGTTGAGGTAATTTGCGAATTGAACCAAAACAAAGGAAAAAATCAGATTGTGGTACTCGAAAAGAATGCCTTCGCGATAGCTGAACAATTCAGATCGTTACGAACCAACTTATTTTTATTATTTCAAAACAGGCAAAGCGGGCGGGTAACCCTATTTACTTCGAGCGTAGCCGGCGAGGGGAAAAGTTTTATTACCAGTAATATGGGAGCAGCACTTGCCGCTACCAACCGGAAAGTTATCATTTTAGAGCTTGACATGCGCCGGCCAAAAATAGCCGACATTTTTAATTTATCAGCGCAAAATAAAGGGTTGAGCAATTACCTGAACGGCGAAGTTGAGCTATCGGAAATAGTCCAGCCGTCCGGCGTGCATCCGCAACTCAGTATTATCGGTGCCGGGGCTATCCCCGAAAATCCATCAGAATTACTTGACAGCATTAAACTTGATGTACTTATCAATAAATTAAGGGACGAATACGATGACATTTTAATTGATACGCCGCCAATTCACCTGGTAACAGATGCGCTGATACTGGCAAGAATTTGCGATGTTACCTTGTACGTTGTAAAACAAGGCCATACCAATAAATCTGAACTTACATTTATTAAGCAAATGGCTAAAGAAGATAAGCTTCCTAACCTGTATATTATTTTCAATGGCATTCAGCGCACAAAATATGGTTATGGATATAACTACGATAACAGTTATTACAACAACCCTAAATTAAAAAAGCAGCACGCTTAA
- a CDS encoding acyltransferase family protein — MKYNPQLDSMRALAALAIIAHHYLLFPAGWIGVQFFFVLSGFLISGIVLKGKQQYQTQGMITFFKDFYKRRMLRLFPLYYGYLLILGVIFLFIHKPEALSTEWPWLLTYTLNFRWLFDSYTFHMIYGHLWSLSLEWQFYLVWPLFLWKLPESLFLKTLLWLLPAAMVIRVVVYLVCNHLQYFVGFDGNAIDEALAPYVLPFSHLDAFVFGALLCNKPFREIMSKARIVYSCITLTVVTGLLLVISVPSYHLSSFGWPGNLPQGYQWIWGYSVLNLTSAAIIANLLEQKDVWLFSFTKLRLFQYLGKISYGMYVYHPIIIFSVMAFSAKMYAFPGSKILELLIVIALTTVTAHFSYEFWEKRFIKKRTVPTPLTKPEDLPEPEAVYN; from the coding sequence ATGAAATACAATCCGCAACTGGATAGCATGCGTGCTTTGGCGGCACTGGCAATAATAGCTCACCACTATCTTCTTTTCCCGGCCGGATGGATAGGGGTTCAATTCTTTTTTGTGCTATCCGGCTTTTTGATATCGGGCATCGTTCTAAAAGGAAAGCAGCAATACCAAACTCAAGGCATGATTACGTTTTTTAAGGACTTTTACAAACGCAGGATGTTGCGATTGTTTCCTCTTTATTACGGATACCTGCTAATACTGGGTGTTATCTTCCTGTTTATACATAAGCCTGAGGCTTTAAGTACCGAATGGCCATGGTTGTTAACTTACACACTCAACTTCAGGTGGTTGTTTGATAGCTACACGTTTCACATGATATACGGCCACTTATGGAGTTTATCTCTTGAATGGCAATTTTACCTGGTTTGGCCTTTGTTTTTATGGAAATTACCCGAAAGCCTCTTTTTAAAAACATTACTTTGGTTGTTGCCGGCAGCAATGGTTATAAGGGTTGTAGTATATTTAGTGTGCAACCACCTGCAATACTTTGTAGGTTTCGACGGAAATGCAATTGATGAAGCGCTGGCTCCTTATGTGCTGCCATTTTCACATCTGGATGCATTTGTATTTGGCGCTTTGTTATGTAACAAACCTTTCAGGGAGATAATGAGTAAAGCCAGGATTGTTTATTCATGTATTACATTAACCGTAGTTACGGGTTTGCTTCTGGTTATTTCCGTTCCATCTTACCATTTATCTTCTTTTGGCTGGCCAGGTAACCTGCCGCAGGGCTATCAATGGATCTGGGGGTATTCGGTGCTGAACTTAACAAGCGCTGCTATAATAGCTAACCTTTTAGAACAAAAAGATGTGTGGTTGTTTTCTTTTACTAAACTGCGCCTTTTTCAATATTTAGGTAAAATATCCTACGGCATGTATGTTTACCATCCAATTATCATATTTAGTGTAATGGCATTTAGTGCCAAAATGTATGCCTTCCCCGGAAGTAAAATTTTAGAGTTATTAATCGTAATTGCCTTAACTACCGTAACCGCACATTTTTCATACGAGTTTTGGGAAAAACGATTCATAAAAAAACGAACTGTACCAACACCCCTTACAAAGCCCGAGGACCTGCCTGAGCCCGAAGCCGTTTATAACTAA
- the nusG gene encoding transcription termination/antitermination protein NusG, giving the protein MKLNNSPEHWMVIYTRSNFERRIDKSLKEQGILAYCPVITSRNKWADRIKTVEKPFFPSYLFVKANPLQLSNVRYVPGVIDLISNNGKPVVISDNEIEQIKIITQSYADVQVVSLKSLKVGDKVKVNDGVLFNVEGLVNKIMGTKVLMVIEQLDCAVIVKVNANQLTLSTAI; this is encoded by the coding sequence TTGAAACTTAATAATTCTCCAGAGCACTGGATGGTCATTTATACCCGGTCAAATTTTGAAAGACGAATTGATAAAAGCCTGAAAGAGCAAGGTATTTTAGCATATTGTCCGGTGATTACCTCACGAAATAAGTGGGCTGACCGGATTAAGACGGTAGAAAAGCCTTTCTTTCCATCTTATTTATTTGTTAAAGCAAATCCACTTCAATTAAGTAACGTAAGATATGTGCCAGGTGTGATTGACCTGATCTCGAATAATGGGAAACCAGTAGTTATTAGTGATAATGAGATCGAACAAATTAAAATTATCACGCAGTCATATGCTGATGTACAGGTAGTTAGTTTAAAAAGCTTGAAGGTTGGAGATAAGGTTAAAGTAAACGATGGTGTACTTTTTAACGTGGAGGGTTTGGTAAATAAAATAATGGGTACAAAAGTGCTTATGGTAATTGAGCAGCTGGACTGTGCTGTTATTGTAAAAGTTAACGCCAACCAATTAACGTTGAGTACGGCCATCTAA
- a CDS encoding polysaccharide biosynthesis protein, with protein MKAIAQNLNINSRYAKAIEWGKLITITGSAQLIIQVIGFLSAIIVIRLLPTKEYALYTLANTMLGTMILLADGGISTGVMSQGGKIWMDREKLGLVIATGLDLRKKFAAGSLIIAVPVLLYLLIHHGAGWLFASLITLSLIPAFFMSLSGTLLEVAPKLKQDIAPLQKIQVGTNVLRLILTGLTIFVFPWAYIAVLASGLPQIWANLQLRKTSYKYARIHQQPDPLVRAEILKFVKRILPGAIYYCASGQITIWLISIFGSTTAVAQVGALGRLVMVLGLFNVLFSTLISPRFARLPDNKRVLMSNYLKIQLLLFVLMALIIAIVWLFPVPILWVLGPSYANLKNEMVLNIAGSCVALIAGSSFSLYTHRGWAIKPIILIPASIAAIAVCAALIDISTLRGILLLNLYVAGFEAVMHVVFSLIMINKVKNQNYVVTE; from the coding sequence ATGAAAGCTATTGCTCAAAACTTAAACATTAATTCAAGATACGCTAAGGCAATTGAATGGGGTAAGCTCATAACCATAACCGGATCGGCACAGTTAATCATACAAGTAATTGGCTTTTTAAGCGCTATTATTGTTATACGATTACTGCCCACAAAAGAATATGCCTTATATACTTTGGCAAATACGATGCTTGGCACAATGATCCTGTTAGCCGACGGCGGAATATCAACCGGCGTAATGTCGCAGGGGGGCAAAATATGGATGGATCGTGAAAAATTAGGTTTGGTAATAGCCACCGGTTTGGACCTAAGAAAAAAGTTTGCCGCAGGCAGCCTTATAATAGCCGTACCTGTTTTGTTGTACCTTTTGATACACCATGGCGCCGGCTGGTTATTTGCATCACTAATAACATTATCCCTTATACCGGCATTTTTCATGTCGTTATCCGGTACATTGCTGGAGGTTGCCCCCAAGCTAAAGCAGGATATTGCGCCACTTCAAAAAATACAGGTTGGAACCAACGTTTTGAGGCTTATACTTACCGGCCTTACCATATTCGTTTTCCCCTGGGCGTATATAGCGGTGCTTGCTTCGGGTTTGCCCCAAATATGGGCAAACCTTCAACTGCGAAAAACATCTTACAAATATGCCCGTATTCATCAGCAGCCTGATCCCCTTGTTCGTGCGGAAATATTGAAATTTGTTAAAAGGATTTTGCCAGGCGCAATTTATTATTGCGCCTCGGGGCAAATAACCATCTGGCTTATATCAATTTTTGGCTCAACAACAGCAGTTGCACAAGTTGGCGCGCTTGGCAGGTTAGTAATGGTGTTGGGGCTATTCAATGTCCTTTTCTCAACTTTAATATCGCCGCGTTTTGCACGCCTGCCCGATAACAAAAGGGTTTTAATGAGCAATTACCTTAAAATACAATTGTTGTTGTTTGTGCTGATGGCATTAATTATAGCCATTGTTTGGCTGTTCCCGGTGCCTATTTTGTGGGTACTCGGCCCATCATATGCAAACCTTAAAAACGAGATGGTTTTAAACATTGCGGGCAGCTGCGTTGCCTTAATTGCTGGTTCATCATTCTCGTTGTATACCCACCGTGGCTGGGCAATAAAACCAATAATTCTTATTCCGGCGAGTATTGCTGCCATTGCCGTATGTGCGGCACTCATTGATATCTCGACACTTAGGGGCATTTTGTTACTAAATCTTTACGTTGCCGGCTTTGAGGCAGTGATGCACGTTGTCTTTAGCCTTATTATGATTAATAAAGTAAAAAACCAAAACTATGTCGTTACTGAATAA
- a CDS encoding glycosyltransferase has protein sequence MTQSSPKKILLMGHTDGLGGAQTAYRELFDFAITAGYTLKIINITDRPVADQPFGYKAIIGIVAHKVSGLFQKIKKYVALILAGVRARLYGPDIFVSIGLSNSSIFITRFLKAGSFKIAQDFIANRSQDEQIWIDTRANFDGIAVQAPSMLEYWTTTLANPRGVNWLPCFPQPPVDGVLKTTDNKTKGKIKLAYFGRLAGNKGLPLLFKAIASLPSHGDFSLDLWGKGEEEDKLLKLAKDLRIKHKINFLGGYPGDREGAELMASYDSLVLTSTEMEGLPLILLESMAYGLPFMATNIGAIKDCCQNNPDSILVQPTLDNITIGLYLLIKRIETNDFDPARLKAYYDRHFSTTVMAARWQQCFDNPKLFFS, from the coding sequence ATGACACAATCATCTCCGAAAAAAATATTATTAATGGGCCATACCGATGGCTTGGGCGGGGCACAAACCGCCTATCGAGAACTTTTTGACTTTGCCATAACGGCCGGCTATACGCTAAAAATAATTAACATTACCGATAGGCCCGTTGCCGACCAACCATTTGGCTATAAAGCTATAATTGGCATAGTTGCTCACAAAGTATCCGGCCTGTTTCAAAAGATAAAGAAATACGTTGCGTTGATTTTAGCGGGCGTGAGGGCAAGATTGTATGGGCCCGATATATTTGTAAGTATTGGACTATCAAACTCATCCATTTTTATAACCCGGTTTCTCAAAGCCGGCAGTTTTAAAATCGCCCAGGATTTTATAGCCAATAGGTCGCAGGATGAACAGATATGGATCGATACCAGGGCAAATTTCGACGGCATTGCTGTGCAGGCACCATCAATGCTTGAATACTGGACTACAACTTTAGCCAACCCACGCGGAGTGAATTGGCTGCCATGTTTCCCGCAGCCGCCTGTAGATGGAGTTTTAAAAACAACGGACAATAAAACCAAAGGAAAAATAAAGCTGGCCTATTTCGGCAGGCTTGCCGGCAACAAAGGACTACCATTACTATTTAAAGCAATTGCATCGCTTCCATCACACGGCGATTTTTCATTGGATTTATGGGGCAAAGGCGAAGAAGAAGATAAGTTACTAAAGCTTGCAAAAGACCTAAGGATTAAACATAAAATCAATTTTTTGGGAGGATATCCCGGCGACAGAGAGGGAGCAGAATTAATGGCATCTTATGATAGCCTGGTTTTAACATCTACAGAGATGGAGGGCCTGCCGCTTATTTTATTAGAATCGATGGCCTACGGACTACCCTTTATGGCAACAAATATCGGCGCTATAAAAGATTGCTGCCAAAACAATCCAGATTCTATCCTGGTACAGCCAACCCTTGACAATATTACAATCGGCCTTTACCTACTGATAAAAAGAATTGAGACCAATGACTTTGACCCCGCAAGATTAAAGGCATATTATGACCGGCATTTTTCTACAACCGTAATGGCCGCCCGCTGGCAACAGTGTTTTGATAACCCTAAACTTTTCTTTTCATGA
- a CDS encoding glycosyltransferase yields the protein MKITFICASLQTGSDGVGDYVRRLACEIIKRGDQVEAIAINDSYLFEVKNEVQSIDGVGLAVQRLPANLNTTERYDRLRKKIAVFNPDLVSLQYVGFGFDKYGLPIDISLKLGKAIGARKLHIMFHELWCGMAANAGFKEKILGRLQKTFLKILVFALKPETVFTSIKPYQHFLKQIGITAAVVPIFGNISVSESGSQSDWDDLATRADLLPLILNRKDWLIFGFFGTTYNCPGLDNLLKMGVSTAKSLGLQLGVLFIGHNRQLETVNMIRELPGIFYWETGPLSPAMINRSMQLVHIGVVTSPVDGIDKSGSAIAWMERGIPVMISSADTNYHAKPMEKQGIYQASSPNAILRAYTLKNQLTAPNNLLNAAEAYTAFCL from the coding sequence ATGAAGATCACTTTTATCTGCGCCTCATTACAAACAGGCAGCGACGGCGTAGGAGACTATGTTCGGCGTTTGGCATGCGAGATCATAAAAAGAGGCGATCAGGTTGAAGCTATAGCTATAAATGATAGCTATTTATTCGAAGTTAAAAATGAGGTGCAAAGCATCGATGGTGTTGGGTTAGCTGTACAACGTTTACCGGCCAATTTAAATACGACAGAAAGATATGACAGACTGCGAAAAAAAATAGCAGTATTTAACCCCGACCTGGTTAGTTTACAATATGTAGGGTTTGGATTCGATAAATACGGCCTGCCAATTGATATTTCACTAAAACTTGGCAAAGCCATTGGGGCCAGGAAACTACATATTATGTTCCACGAATTGTGGTGCGGGATGGCAGCTAATGCCGGATTTAAAGAAAAAATTTTAGGCCGGCTTCAGAAGACTTTTTTAAAAATCTTAGTTTTTGCATTAAAACCCGAGACTGTTTTCACGAGCATTAAGCCATACCAGCATTTTTTAAAGCAAATTGGCATCACAGCCGCGGTAGTTCCGATTTTTGGAAACATATCGGTAAGCGAATCAGGAAGCCAGTCTGATTGGGATGATCTGGCAACCAGGGCCGATCTGTTGCCGTTAATCTTAAACCGTAAAGATTGGTTAATATTCGGTTTTTTTGGTACCACATATAATTGTCCCGGGCTCGATAACCTGCTCAAAATGGGGGTTAGCACAGCAAAATCTTTGGGTTTACAATTGGGCGTACTGTTTATTGGCCACAACAGGCAACTCGAAACAGTCAACATGATCAGGGAATTACCAGGCATTTTTTATTGGGAAACCGGTCCGCTGTCGCCGGCCATGATAAACCGCAGCATGCAACTGGTACATATTGGCGTTGTAACCAGCCCTGTTGATGGCATTGACAAAAGTGGCTCGGCAATAGCCTGGATGGAGAGAGGGATACCAGTTATGATTTCATCGGCCGATACAAACTACCACGCAAAGCCGATGGAAAAACAAGGCATCTACCAGGCAAGTTCACCCAACGCTATTTTACGCGCCTATACCTTAAAAAATCAATTAACCGCTCCTAATAATCTCTTAAATGCAGCGGAAGCATACACAGCTTTTTGTCTTTAA
- a CDS encoding NAD-dependent epimerase/dehydratase family protein, protein MNNQKTILITGASGFLGTYLADAASKQGYRLIGIDLRAPLRPHLWADFATSSLENADLDQLIKGDALAAVCHLAGGASVASSVNDPYGDFSSLLPGTARIALYLAKNQPQAQVFFFSSAAVYGNPKTLPITEFTALQPISPYGIHKSLAESLLSNYSRAMGLKATIFRIFSVYGPGLGKQLIYDVSMRAIRAAAIGQPAIRLFGTGAESRDFLYVEDLCQAVLTVLKHPSDENFVIYNLGSGVETTVAEVANCLVKHLNINVEITFDGNVPKGDPLNWRADISKISKLGFAPKYSMDDGLKQVADWAKVSA, encoded by the coding sequence ATGAATAACCAAAAAACTATACTTATAACAGGTGCATCGGGCTTTTTGGGCACCTACCTGGCCGATGCCGCTTCAAAACAGGGTTACAGGTTAATTGGTATTGACCTTCGGGCACCGCTTCGCCCCCATTTATGGGCCGACTTTGCAACCTCATCATTGGAAAATGCCGATCTTGATCAATTAATTAAAGGAGATGCTTTAGCAGCGGTATGTCATTTGGCAGGGGGTGCCTCTGTGGCATCTTCAGTTAACGATCCCTACGGCGATTTTTCAAGTTTATTACCGGGCACCGCACGCATTGCACTTTACCTTGCTAAAAACCAGCCACAAGCCCAGGTATTTTTCTTTTCGAGCGCTGCCGTTTACGGTAATCCTAAAACACTTCCAATAACCGAATTTACAGCGTTACAGCCCATTTCGCCGTATGGTATTCACAAGTCGCTGGCAGAATCGCTGTTATCAAACTATTCCAGGGCAATGGGACTAAAGGCTACTATTTTTCGCATTTTCTCTGTATACGGTCCGGGACTCGGGAAACAGCTTATTTATGATGTAAGCATGCGTGCCATCCGCGCCGCGGCAATTGGCCAGCCAGCCATCAGGTTGTTTGGGACCGGAGCAGAAAGCCGGGATTTTTTATATGTCGAGGATTTATGCCAGGCCGTGCTTACTGTATTAAAACATCCTTCGGATGAAAATTTTGTGATATATAATTTGGGCTCAGGAGTAGAAACAACCGTAGCCGAGGTTGCTAATTGCCTTGTAAAGCATTTAAATATTAATGTTGAGATAACTTTTGACGGTAATGTACCCAAAGGCGACCCCTTAAATTGGCGGGCAGATATCAGTAAAATATCAAAATTGGGGTTCGCCCCAAAGTACAGCATGGATGATGGGCTAAAACAAGTTGCAGACTGGGCAAAAGTTTCAGCCTAA
- a CDS encoding glycosyltransferase family 2 protein: MSLLNKLPRIESKEGWPWTEEVNADIYKSKKQWPKISIVTPSYNQGKFIEETIRSILLQNYPNLEYIIIDGGSNDDTVNIIKKYEPWISFWVSEKDSGQANAINKGITKCTGDIFNWINSDDYLAPETLCNVASIYKKGVTIAGKVFNFYDNDPSFKDIIENKSLTAGDFISLKSTFHQPGVWCDLVNIKAAGKFPEYSSYYFDRIFFTSYFVRFKTVLYTNNVLVYFRYHHESKTLVIRDSKANELIDYYLTLLAEPLFKPFTKQLKSALKYQLLPEKHISDWEYKNADKSFAARISSYLGLALVKPGLLQTRHFFTKFKRSVLHSLN; the protein is encoded by the coding sequence ATGTCGTTACTGAATAAACTGCCGCGCATTGAGAGCAAAGAAGGCTGGCCGTGGACTGAAGAAGTAAACGCCGATATTTACAAGTCAAAAAAGCAATGGCCCAAAATTTCAATTGTTACACCAAGCTACAACCAGGGTAAATTTATTGAGGAAACCATCCGCTCGATTTTATTGCAAAACTATCCCAACCTGGAGTATATTATTATTGATGGCGGCAGTAACGATGACACCGTTAATATCATAAAAAAATACGAGCCATGGATTAGCTTTTGGGTTAGCGAGAAAGATTCGGGCCAGGCAAATGCAATAAACAAGGGAATTACAAAATGTACCGGAGATATTTTTAATTGGATAAACAGCGACGACTACCTTGCGCCTGAGACCCTCTGTAACGTTGCCTCTATCTATAAAAAAGGCGTTACCATTGCCGGGAAAGTGTTTAATTTTTACGACAATGACCCTTCTTTTAAAGATATAATCGAAAACAAGAGCCTCACGGCGGGCGATTTTATATCGCTCAAAAGCACATTCCATCAGCCGGGTGTTTGGTGCGATTTGGTTAATATTAAAGCGGCGGGTAAGTTTCCCGAATATTCATCCTATTATTTCGACAGAATCTTTTTCACCTCCTACTTTGTTCGCTTTAAAACTGTTTTATATACCAACAACGTATTGGTTTATTTCAGATACCATCATGAATCAAAAACTTTGGTAATCAGGGACAGCAAAGCAAACGAGTTAATTGATTACTACCTGACACTCTTAGCAGAACCGCTGTTTAAACCTTTTACCAAACAACTTAAGTCGGCACTTAAGTATCAGCTACTTCCCGAAAAACACATCAGCGATTGGGAGTATAAAAATGCGGATAAAAGTTTTGCAGCCAGGATATCAAGCTATTTAGGCCTGGCCCTTGTGAAACCCGGCTTATTACAAACGCGCCACTTTTTCACCAAGTTTAAAAGAAGCGTTCTGCATAGTTTAAACTAA